The Gloeocapsopsis sp. IPPAS B-1203 region TTATCTTTTGTATTAGTAATTAATTTAGCTTACTTGTTATGACAGTATTCGTAATGTATTAAATTTGCATAAGGAATTAATTTATATTTCTCATTAGACAAAATAAAAACCTTTATTGTTGAACGTTGTAGCTGATTACCAGCCTAAAACACAAGTATTTATTGTACTTATTACCCTCGCAGCACCTAATAGCGATCGCCAACCAATTTTGCAATAAAACTACACTATTACGTTGTTTAGGGATTATTGATAAATAAAACTTAAGAGTACTATTTGCTGAGAATAGGCACGCAAAAATTACCTCTAGAAATCCCTATGCATAGCATTTAATTTTTCATTAATAACTTGTGGTTTTAGGTGAACCAATTATTAATTAAAGATGATAAAGTTACATTTAACGCACAGCTGACTGTGAGAAAGAACAGCTAGTAAATGTTTTGACATTAACTGAGAGAGACATTAGCTGCAAGTTTTTTACTAAAAGTTGTAGCAGTATTCTAGTGGGTGCATCTCGTAACTCAGTGAAAGTAATAAATTTTTAGGATTTCCTACTAAATAGGAATTTTAATAAATAGCTTATTGAGGTCATAAAGTTTTCTTGGAGAGAGTATGAGCGAATTTCCAAAGCAATCTCGTCGTAAGTTTCTTTTAACGGCTGGAGCATCTACGGTAGGGTCAATTTTCCTTAAAGGATGTTTAGGAAACCCGCCTGGAACAACGGTTAGCACAACTCAAGTTCAACAAGTAGCGGCTACAAATATTGATCCGGCACAGGCTCCAGAAACTCCCAGAATTAAGTTAGGCTACATCCCAATTGTAGAAGCGGCTCCCTTAATTGTGGCAAAAGAAAAAGGTTTTTTTGCTAAGTATGGAATGACTGAAGTTGAAATATCAAAACAAGCAAACTGGGGTTCAGCTAGAGATAACGTTGAAATTGGTTCAGCAGGTGGTGGCGTGGATGGCGGACAATGGCAAATGCCGATGCCTTATCTCATTTCTGAAGGTAGAATTACCAAAGGCAATGTCCGAATTCCAATGTACGTTTTATGTCAGCTAAATACACAAGGAAACGGAATTGCGATCGCCAATAAACATCAAGCCCAAGGTATTGGACTAAAACTTGCAGGTAAAGAATCATTATTCGCGCAATTAAAATCAGCAGGAACTCAATTTACAGCAGCTTATACTTTCCCGCAAGCTAATCAAGATTTATGGATTCGCTACTGGCTAGCAGCAGGTGGCATTGATCCAGATAGTGAAGTGAAATTATTGACAGTCCCCGCCGCGCAAACCGTCGCCAACATGAAAACAGGAACAATGGATGCATTTAGCACCGGCGATCCTTGGCCTTACCGTATTGTGACAGATGGTATTGGTTACATGGCGGCATTAACCGCAGAGATGTGGAAAAATCACCCTGAAGAATATCTAGCAATTCGGGCGGAATGGGTAGACAAACATCCCAAAGCAGCAAAAGCTTTATTAAAGGGAATCATGGAAGCCCAACAATGGTGTGATAACTTTGATAATCGCCAAGAACTGACACAAATTCTTTCGAGCAGAAACTACTTTAATGTCCCAGCGGAAGTGCTTTTAGATCCGTTTATGGGCAAGATCGATATGGGCGATCGCGTGATCGATGACCGCTCAATGGCAACACTCTACTGGAAAGACGAACGCGGAAGTGTTTCTTATCCTTACAAGAGTCACGATCTTTGGTTTTTAACCGAAAGCGTCCGCTGGGGCTTTTTACCGCCCGATACATTAACAAATGCTAATGCTTTAATCGATAAAGTCAATCGCGAAGATTTGTGGAAAGAAGCAGCACAAGAACTGAGTATCGCCGCCGCAGATATTCCCACTAGCACTTCACGCGGTGTAGAACAATTTTTTGATGGTATCTCATTCGATCCAGCAAATCCTAACGCTTATCTTCAGAGTTTAAAAATTAAGCGAGTCAATGTTTAAGGGTAACGGGTAAACGGTAATAGCTTCAAGATTTCCAATTACCAATTACCAATTACCAATTACCAATCACCAATTAGGAGAACAAAGTTAATGACAACGTTACGCACCCGTCCAGCTAGAGGTTTACAAAATCCTTGGATATCGCGGATTAATAAACAATTTCCCGATCTTATACCGCCAATCGTTGCGATCGCCATCTTCCTAATAATCTGGCAACTATTTTCTTTAACACCTGGTGCAACTCTACCTGGACCGATTCAAGTTGTTCAAGATACCTGGATACTGATTTTTTGGCCTTTCTTTGACTTGGGTGGAACAAATGTAGGTTTATTCTGGCAAATTCTTGCTAGCTTACAACGAGTCGCAATTAGTTATGTATTAGCGGCAATTGTTGGCATTGGCTTAGGCATTTTGATCGGCACAAGTAAATTAATGTCCAAAGCGCTAGACCCGATTTTTCAACTCTTACGAACAGTACCACCGCTAGCATGGGTTCCCATTTCCCTCGCCGCATTACGCCAAAACGAACCCGCAGCATTATTCGTAATCTTCATCACCGCAATATGGCCTATCTTAATCAACACAGCGGTAGGCGTGAAACAGATTCCCCAAGACTACAACAACGTTGCCAAAGTACTGCAACTCACCCGCAAAGAATATTTCTTCAACATTCTCATTCCCGCAGCGTTACCCTACATTTTCACAGGTTTACGAATCGCGATCGGCTTAGCTTGGCTAGCAATTATCGCCGCAGAAATCGTTATGTCCGGTATCGTCGGCATCGGCTTCTTCATTTGGGAAGCATACCAAAACAATAACGTTAGTGAAGTGATTTTAGCCCTCGTTTACATCGGTATTGTTGGCTTACTCCTCGACAAATTAATGGCATGGATTGAAACCCTAATCGTACCCCAAGGACAAAAAACTTAATCCCAATTACCAATTACCAATTACCAATTACCACTATGTCTGTATTCGTTGCTGTCGATAACATTGATAAAGTCTTTGATTTAGCTGGCGGTGGGCAATACGTAGCCCTCAAAGGAATTGACCTGCAAATCAAAAAAGGCGAATTTGTTTCCTTAATTGGTCACTCTGGCTGCGGTAAATCAACGCTATTAAATATGGTGGCGGGATTAGATTTACCCTCCGATGGTGTCGTCACCCTTGAAGGACAACGCATCACCAAACCAGGACCCGATCGCATGGTTGTCTTTCAAAATTAT contains the following coding sequences:
- a CDS encoding CmpA/NrtA family ABC transporter substrate-binding protein, with protein sequence MSEFPKQSRRKFLLTAGASTVGSIFLKGCLGNPPGTTVSTTQVQQVAATNIDPAQAPETPRIKLGYIPIVEAAPLIVAKEKGFFAKYGMTEVEISKQANWGSARDNVEIGSAGGGVDGGQWQMPMPYLISEGRITKGNVRIPMYVLCQLNTQGNGIAIANKHQAQGIGLKLAGKESLFAQLKSAGTQFTAAYTFPQANQDLWIRYWLAAGGIDPDSEVKLLTVPAAQTVANMKTGTMDAFSTGDPWPYRIVTDGIGYMAALTAEMWKNHPEEYLAIRAEWVDKHPKAAKALLKGIMEAQQWCDNFDNRQELTQILSSRNYFNVPAEVLLDPFMGKIDMGDRVIDDRSMATLYWKDERGSVSYPYKSHDLWFLTESVRWGFLPPDTLTNANALIDKVNREDLWKEAAQELSIAAADIPTSTSRGVEQFFDGISFDPANPNAYLQSLKIKRVNV
- the ntrB gene encoding nitrate ABC transporter permease, with amino-acid sequence MTTLRTRPARGLQNPWISRINKQFPDLIPPIVAIAIFLIIWQLFSLTPGATLPGPIQVVQDTWILIFWPFFDLGGTNVGLFWQILASLQRVAISYVLAAIVGIGLGILIGTSKLMSKALDPIFQLLRTVPPLAWVPISLAALRQNEPAALFVIFITAIWPILINTAVGVKQIPQDYNNVAKVLQLTRKEYFFNILIPAALPYIFTGLRIAIGLAWLAIIAAEIVMSGIVGIGFFIWEAYQNNNVSEVILALVYIGIVGLLLDKLMAWIETLIVPQGQKT